GTCTATCCCGGGCCGGCGGACATTCCGGTGGAGTTTCGGAATTCGCTGCCGAATGGGAACTGCGGGTTGATCATGGTGTGGACGCGGAGTTCGCGTTGAGTGCGTGTGTCATCCCGAGCGGAGGCGCGAAGCGCCGGAGTCGAGGGACCCTTCACAGCGGAGGGCTTCTCCGTCGGGACGGGGGCCTTCGACTCCTCTTCGCTGGGCTCAGGGTCGCTCAGGATGACAATGCTTCCTTCAGGACGCCGATGCCCTGCGCTCCAACGCCGCCCGCAACCCCGCCAACCGCTCGGCCGCACGATCCAGCGTCTCCTGCTTCTTACAGAACGCGAACCGCGTGAAGGTGCGCCCGTCTTCCTTCCGCGAGTAGAAGCTCGACCCCGGCACCGTCGCGACGCCGATCTCCTGCGTCATCCACTTCGCGAACGTCACGTCATCGAGATCACTGATCGCCGAGAAGTCGGCGAAGATGTAGTACGCGCCTTCGGGGACGCAGAACTCGAAGCCCTGCTCGCGGAGCACCCCGGTCATGAAATCGCGGCGCTTCTTGTACTCGAGCGTGAAGTGATTGTAATAATCGGCGTCGAACGCGAAGCCGACGGCCGCCGCGGTCTGCAGCGGCGCCGGCGCGCCGACTGTTAGAAAATCGTGAATCTTGCGAATGGGACCAGTCTGCGCCGGCGGCGCGATGATCCAGCCGATGCGCCACCCCGTCGCGCTCCACGTCTTGGACAGCGACGAGATCGTGATGGTGCGCTCGCGCATGCCGGGCCATGTCGCCAGCGGATGGTGATGCCCCGTGTAGATCATGTGCTCGTACGGCTCGTCCGTGATCGCCCACGCATCGTGCTCGACGCACAAGCTCGCGATGAGATCCATGTCGGCGCGCGACAGCACGCGGCCCGTCGGATTGTGCGGGGTGTTCACGACGATCGCTTTCGTGCGCGAGCTGAACGCCTTGCGCAGCCGATCCGGATCGATGCGCCAGTCCGGCTTCTCGAGCGGAACGAACACCGGCGTGGCACCGGCCAGAATCGCGTCGGGGCCGTAATTCTCGTAGAACGGCTCGAGGACGATCACTTCGTCCCCCGGATTCATCAGCGCCATGAAGACGGACGCCATGGCTTCCGTCGCGCCGCACGTGACCGTGACGTCGCGATCCGGATCGACCTCCATGTTGTACCACCGCCGATACTTCTCGGCGATCGCTTGCCGCAGCACCGGCGTGCCCCACGTGACGGCGTACTGGTTGATGTCGCCGTTGATCGCCGTGCACGCCGCTTCCTTCATCGGCTCGGGCATCGGGAAATCGGGAAATCCCTGCGCGAGATTCACCGCGTTGTGCATGCTCGCGATGCGCGTCATCTCGCGAATCACCGACTCGGTGAACGTGACCGTACGATTGGCTGCAAGCACTCGTTAGTTCCTCACCCGTGACTGTCATCCTCGCACGCCAATCGGCGCGACCGTCATCCTCGCGCGCCAATCGGCGCGACCGTCATCCTCGCGACCCTGAGCGTAGCGAAGGGGAGTCGAGGATCTGCTCCTGTTTTTGAACTAGCCCCGAACTTTCCCCAGCGCCGCGCGAATGAGCTCAGCCGCTCCCATTCCCGCGCCACTATCGTCGATCGCCGCTCGCACCGCGCGCTCGGCATCCTGCGTCGAGTAGCCCAATGACACCAGCGCCCGCACCGCATCCTCGGCTCCCGCACTCTCGGGTCGCGGTCCACCCGGTCCCGCGGCGGAAGAAACTTGCAGATCGTCGAGCTTGTCGGCGAGATCCAATATCAATTGTTCGGCCTTCTTGCGCCCGACACGCGGCACACTTTGCAGCGTCGGGATGTCACGATTGCGAAGCGCCGTCACCAATCGCTCGGCCGTCAGCGTCGAGAGCAACCCGAGCGCGAGCGCCGGCCCCACACCTTTCGCGTTGAGCACGCGCTGAAACACGCGCCGCTCGAATGGCGTCGCGAAGCCGAAGAGCTGCCAACCGTCTTCCTTCACGACGAGATGCGTGTGCAGCGCCACCGGCTCGCCGACGCGCGGCAGCTTCTCGTACACGCCGAGTGGAATGGCAAGCTCGTAGCCGACGCCGCCCGGCGTCATGATCTCGACGCGATCGAGATCCTTGCTCAGCAGCGACCCGTTGAGTTGCGCGATCACGCGCGTCCGGTCCGTGCGCGCGTCGAACGCAGACCGCTCAGCGTCGGCAGCCGCGCCGCCATCAGGCACGCGAGCGCGGCCGCGACGCCGTCCGCCGCATCCGACGGCTGCGGCACTGATTTGAGTTTCAGCAATCGCGTCAACATGAACTGCACTTGCTCCTTCGTCGCCGCGCCCGTACCGACGACCGCTTTCTTGATCTCAGCGGGTGGAATCTCGTGAATCTCGACGTGGGCCTGCTGGCCCGCGAGGAGCACGACGCCGCGCGCATGCCCGAGCACCACGGTCGTGCGGACGTTCTTCGCGTAGAACACATCTTCAACCGACATGGCGTCGGGCGCGTGGCGCGCGAGCAGCTCCGCGACGCCCTCGTAAATCTCCTGCAAGCGAACGGGCAGCGGATCGCGCGGCCGCGTGCGAATCACGCCGCATTCGACAAGGGAGACGAGCCCGAGCCCGTCTCCCTTGACCACACCGTAGCCGGTGCTTGCTGTGCCGGGGTCGATCCCCAGAACGATCACGCGATCACTCGCGGTGCGTCGTCACTCGGAGCCGGCCATCTCGCTGACGTCGGCATCGAAGTTCGCCCAGACTTTCTGCACGTCGTCGAGCTCCTCGATCGTCTCGAGCAGCTTGAAGAGCGCTTCGGCGTCCTTGCCCGCAACCTGCACGGTGTTCTTCGGCACCATGGCGAGCTCGGCTTCCGCGATCTCGACGCCGGCCTTGCGAAGGCCTTCCTGCACGAGGTGAAAATCGCTGGGGCTCGTGGTGACGAGAAACCGCTCGTCTTCGCGCGCCACATCCTCGGCACCCGCTTCGAGGGCTTTTTCCATCAGCGCGTCTTCGTCGATGCGGCCCGCGTCGACGTAGACCTGGCCCTTCTTCTCGAACATCCACGCCACCGAGTTCGGTGTGCCGAGGTTGCCGCCAAGTCGCGTCATCTTGCTCCGGACTTCGGCGACGGTGCGCGTCGGATTGTCGGTAACCGCGTCGATGAGCAGCGCGACGCCCCCGGGCCCATAGCCCTCGTACGTCACTTCCTGATAGTCGACACCCTCGAGCTCACCCGTGCCCTTCTTGACCGCGCGCTCGATGTTTTCCTTGGGCATCGATGCGTCCTTGGCGGTGTCGATTGCCAAGCGGAGTCGGGCGTTTCCCGACGGATCGCCGCCGCCGAGCTTCGCGGCCATCGTGATTTCGCGGATGAGCTTCGTGAACAATGCACCACGCTTGGCGTCAGTCGCCGCCTTGTAGTGCTTGATCTGCTTCCATTTACTGTGGCCGGCCATAGCACGATCGGGGCAAAGGGTCTGCATGGAATATACGCGAATGTCATCCTCAGGCGCGAAGCGCTGAAGGACCCCTCTCCTCGGCGGAAAGGGGTCCTTCGCTTCGCTCAGGATGACAGAGCTTCGCTCAGGATGACCGCGCTAGCGGATTCTCACAGCCAGCGTCGCGTGCAGTCCCGTGAGCCCCGCCGTCGCGTTCGCGCCGGTTGCATCCTGCGCGGCCAAGCGGCCGACCGAATAGCCCACGCTCGGCACCACGGCGTACCCCAACACCGTCATCTGCGAACGAACGCCAAATGTCGCCATGTAGCTCGACGCCGCGCCGTTGTTCTGAAACCAACCACGCCCTTCGACGTTCGGCTCGAGAATCATCGAGCCCACCGGCACGCCGTAGGACAACGCCGTGTTGAAGATGTCCTCGTGCGGCAGGAACGAGCTGTCGGCGAGCGTGCCCGCGGTTCGGTACAGATTCCACCCCGACAACACCAACTCGCCGAGACCAACGGTGTTGTTCGCGCCGAACTGCGTGATCCACCGGTTGCCCGTGTTGTAGATCGAGCCGGCCAGATTGTCGTTTCCAAAAGTGGAATACGTGAGCCCGACCGAAATGCGTCCCGTACCGAACGCCCGGTCGATACCGCCGCGCACCCGATACTCGTTGCCCGGCTGGTAGTGCAGCGCCGGTCCGCCGGCCGCATCGAACGGCTCGTACGACGCCGCGTGCCGCAGGCTCGCGCCAAATCCAAGATTCCAGTCGCCGAGCGGGCGCGCCACGGCAAGGCCGCCGGTGCCGCCGAATCCGCTGCCCATGTTCGAGATCGGAAACGACAGGAAGTCGCTGCCGATCAACCCCGCGGCCGACTGCTCCGCGGCCGACACCGTCGACTTGCCCGTCGGCAAGTTCACGCCGGCGGTCAGCACCATGAAGTCGTTGCCGAACGTGTAGTTCGCGCGCACCTGCGTGTCCGTGGCGCCCGAGATGGTGCTCGTCGTCGACTTGCCGCCGCTCGTCTGCGTCACCTGCGAGCGGGCATACGCCGAGCCCAGGTCGAAGCTCAGCGAGGGCGTCACCGGAACGAGCACGAAGACCGGGACCGAGAATTCGCTGATTGTCGTGTTCGACGGCGCGTGCAAGTCGTACGAGTGAAACTGCGGCGCCACTCGCGCGCCGACGTCCGTGAAGGATTGCGCGCCGGCCGCCGATGCGATCGCCAGCGCGAGCGCCGCCACGGCCGTTGTTGAGCGATCGCTAATCATAGAACGCTCACGGATGGCCCGGCTGATGGATCTGAATCGTGACCTTCGCGGTCTTCGTCGACGGGTTGTCGCTCGCCGTGCCCGAGGACGGATCCTTCGCTGGCTGCGTCGTCGTCGTGCCGCCGCCCGTCGTCGCGCCGCCCGCCGTCGACGGGTTCAACCCTTCCGCCACCGTCGATGCCGTACCGCTCGACGTGTTCGTCGTGACCGAACCCTGAGACGCCGCCGTGATCGCCGCGCCTTCCGTCGTCCCGCGAAGGCTCGACTCGACTGTGCTCGCGCTCACCTGGTTACCCGATGCCGCACCCTTCGCTTCCTGACTCTTTGTCTGCGCGGGGCCGAATCCGGGATCGAGTCGCACCGCGTT
This genomic interval from Gemmatimonadaceae bacterium contains the following:
- a CDS encoding aminotransferase class I/II-fold pyridoxal phosphate-dependent enzyme, whose translation is MLAANRTVTFTESVIREMTRIASMHNAVNLAQGFPDFPMPEPMKEAACTAINGDINQYAVTWGTPVLRQAIAEKYRRWYNMEVDPDRDVTVTCGATEAMASVFMALMNPGDEVIVLEPFYENYGPDAILAGATPVFVPLEKPDWRIDPDRLRKAFSSRTKAIVVNTPHNPTGRVLSRADMDLIASLCVEHDAWAITDEPYEHMIYTGHHHPLATWPGMRERTITISSLSKTWSATGWRIGWIIAPPAQTGPIRKIHDFLTVGAPAPLQTAAAVGFAFDADYYNHFTLEYKKRRDFMTGVLREQGFEFCVPEGAYYIFADFSAISDLDDVTFAKWMTQEIGVATVPGSSFYSRKEDGRTFTRFAFCKKQETLDRAAERLAGLRAALERRASAS
- the ruvA gene encoding Holliday junction branch migration protein RuvA, which encodes MIAQLNGSLLSKDLDRVEIMTPGGVGYELAIPLGVYEKLPRVGEPVALHTHLVVKEDGWQLFGFATPFERRVFQRVLNAKGVGPALALGLLSTLTAERLVTALRNRDIPTLQSVPRVGRKKAEQLILDLADKLDDLQVSSAAGPGGPRPESAGAEDAVRALVSLGYSTQDAERAVRAAIDDSGAGMGAAELIRAALGKVRG
- the ruvC gene encoding crossover junction endodeoxyribonuclease RuvC — encoded protein: MIVLGIDPGTASTGYGVVKGDGLGLVSLVECGVIRTRPRDPLPVRLQEIYEGVAELLARHAPDAMSVEDVFYAKNVRTTVVLGHARGVVLLAGQQAHVEIHEIPPAEIKKAVVGTGAATKEQVQFMLTRLLKLKSVPQPSDAADGVAAALACLMAARLPTLSGLRSTRARTGRA
- a CDS encoding YebC/PmpR family DNA-binding transcriptional regulator, whose translation is MAGHSKWKQIKHYKAATDAKRGALFTKLIREITMAAKLGGGDPSGNARLRLAIDTAKDASMPKENIERAVKKGTGELEGVDYQEVTYEGYGPGGVALLIDAVTDNPTRTVAEVRSKMTRLGGNLGTPNSVAWMFEKKGQVYVDAGRIDEDALMEKALEAGAEDVAREDERFLVTTSPSDFHLVQEGLRKAGVEIAEAELAMVPKNTVQVAGKDAEALFKLLETIEELDDVQKVWANFDADVSEMAGSE